The Candidatus Tanganyikabacteria bacterium genome has a segment encoding these proteins:
- a CDS encoding GNAT family N-acetyltransferase translates to MIHIRSAQAADVPALAGILAQAGYPVAEQILATRLESYLADARSDVLVADDGGRLLGMACAHVIPLLHDPHPLCRMTILAVVETCRRRGIGRLLLASVEEFARLNGCRRVEITSAEHRATAHAFCRALGYQEIERRFVRPFECATAGWVTPRP, encoded by the coding sequence GTGATCCACATCCGAAGCGCCCAGGCGGCCGACGTTCCGGCGCTGGCGGGAATCCTCGCCCAGGCCGGCTATCCGGTGGCCGAGCAGATCCTGGCGACGCGGCTGGAGAGCTACCTGGCCGATGCGCGCTCCGACGTCCTGGTGGCCGACGACGGGGGGCGCTTGCTCGGCATGGCCTGCGCGCACGTGATTCCGCTCCTGCACGATCCGCATCCGCTGTGCCGGATGACCATTCTCGCGGTGGTCGAGACCTGTCGGCGCCGGGGCATCGGCCGCCTGCTCCTGGCGTCGGTCGAGGAGTTCGCCAGGCTAAACGGCTGCCGCCGCGTGGAGATAACCAGCGCCGAGCACCGGGCGACGGCCCACGCTTTCTGCCGGGCCCTGGGCTACCAGGAGATCGAGCGGCGCTTCGTCCGCCCGTTCGAGTGCGCGACCGCCGGGTGGGTCACTCCTCGACCGTGA